A window from Nothobranchius furzeri strain GRZ-AD chromosome 17, NfurGRZ-RIMD1, whole genome shotgun sequence encodes these proteins:
- the apba1a gene encoding amyloid-beta A4 precursor protein-binding family A member 1 isoform X1 — MENFWMYQAEKLEEEQTEQKGQRDKQDQDEAVSSDSPPNQGAESPSLHLLQDDEGPPSHKASKKSLAAFPAYAAVPGPCDPEDLIDGIVFAAVYLGSTQLVSEKTPSKNIRMMQAQKAIKHIKERQAESHHITEVDLFISTQRIKVLNADSQETILDHPLRTISYIADIGHVVVLMARQRFTKQEGQDNEEASNSSQDNKRQYTMLCHLFETEDAQLIAQSIGQTFSVAYQEFLKSNGINPEDLSQKEYSNLLSTRDMYNNDLVHFSKSENCKDVILEKSKGEILGVVIVESGWGSLLPTVIIANMMHAGPAERSGRLNNGDQIMSVNGTSLVGLPLSTCQSIIKDLKNKSQVKLSIVRCPPVTSVLIRRQDQRCQLGFSVQNGIICSLMRGGIAERGGVRVGHRIIEINNQSVVATPHEKIVQILSNAVGEVSLHLKRSATEELFVVVVVVGVSGLYQPRP; from the exons GCTGTGTCTTCAGACTCACCACCCAATCAGGGAGCAGAATCACCCAGCCTACACCTGCTGCAGGATGACGAAGGCCCTCCATCCCATAAAGCT TCCAAGAAAAGCCTTGCAGCATTTCCTGCATATGCAGCAG TACCAGGTCCCTGTGACCCAGAAGACCTGATAGATGGCATCGTTTTTGCTGCCGTCTATCTTGGGTCCACTCAGCTGGTATCAGAGAAAACACCTTCCAAGAACATCCGAATGATGCAGGCTCAGAAAGCAATCAAGCACATCAAG GAGCGTCAGGCTGAATCCCATCACATAACAGAGGTGGATCTCTTCATTTCCACTCAGAGAATCAAAGTGCTCAATGCAGACTCCCAG GAAACCATACTGGACCACCCCTTACGAACCATCTCCTACATCGCTGACATTGGCCATGTTGTGGTTCTGATGGCCAGGCAAAGGTTTACTAAGCAGGAGGGTCAGGATAATGAGGAGGCCTCAAACTCGAGTCAAGACAACAAGCGACAGTACACAATGTTATGTCATCTGTTTGAGACTGAGGAT GCCCAGCTGATTGCCCAGTCCATTGGGCAAACGTTCAGTGTGGCTTACCAGGAATTCTTAAAGTCAAATGGCATAAACCCGGAGGACCTGAGTCAAAAAGAGTACAGCAACCTGCTAAGCACTCGGGACATGTACAACAATGACCTGGTCCACTTTTCTAAATCTGAGAACTGCAAAGAT GTAATACTAGAGAAGTCCAAAGGGGAGATTCTGGGTGTGGTAATCGTGGAGAGTGGGTGGGGCTCCCTCCTACCTACTGTGATCATCGCTAACATGATGCACGCCGGGCCGGCGGAGAGGTCTGGCAGGCTGAACAATGGAGACCAGATCATGTCAGTCAATGGAACCAGCCTGGTGGGACTGCCGCTGTCAACATGCCAGAGTATCATaaag GATCTGAAGAACAAGTCCCAGGTCAAGCTGAGTATCGTAAGGTGTCCTCCAGTGACTAGTGTTCTCATCAGACGTCAGGACCAGCGCTGCCAGCTGGGATTCAGTGTGCAGAATGGCATT ATCTGCAGCCTTATGCGTGGTGGTATTGCTGAACGAGGTGGGGTCAGAGTAGGTCATCGAATCATTGAGATCAATAACCAGAGTGTGGTAGCAACACCACATGAAAAAATAGTTCAGATCCTGTCAAATGCTGTGGGAGAGGTGAGTCTGCATCTCAAAAGGTCTGCCACTGAAGAGTtatttgtagtagtagtagtagtaggggTCTCAGGGCTTTATCAGCCAAGACCTTAA
- the apba1a gene encoding amyloid-beta A4 precursor protein-binding family A member 1 isoform X2, with the protein MENFWMYQAEKLEEEQTEQKGQRDKQDQDEAVSSDSPPNQGAESPSLHLLQDDEGPPSHKASKKSLAAFPAYAAVPGPCDPEDLIDGIVFAAVYLGSTQLVSEKTPSKNIRMMQAQKAIKHIKERQAESHHITEVDLFISTQRIKVLNADSQETILDHPLRTISYIADIGHVVVLMARQRFTKQEGQDNEEASNSSQDNKRQYTMLCHLFETEDAQLIAQSIGQTFSVAYQEFLKSNGINPEDLSQKEYSNLLSTRDMYNNDLVHFSKSENCKDVILEKSKGEILGVVIVESGWGSLLPTVIIANMMHAGPAERSGRLNNGDQIMSVNGTSLVGLPLSTCQSIIKDLKNKSQVKLSIVRCPPVTSVLIRRQDQRCQLGFSVQNGIICSLMRGGIAERGGVRVGHRIIEINNQSVVATPHEKIVQILSNAVGEIYMKTMPAAMYRLLTAQEPSVYI; encoded by the exons GCTGTGTCTTCAGACTCACCACCCAATCAGGGAGCAGAATCACCCAGCCTACACCTGCTGCAGGATGACGAAGGCCCTCCATCCCATAAAGCT TCCAAGAAAAGCCTTGCAGCATTTCCTGCATATGCAGCAG TACCAGGTCCCTGTGACCCAGAAGACCTGATAGATGGCATCGTTTTTGCTGCCGTCTATCTTGGGTCCACTCAGCTGGTATCAGAGAAAACACCTTCCAAGAACATCCGAATGATGCAGGCTCAGAAAGCAATCAAGCACATCAAG GAGCGTCAGGCTGAATCCCATCACATAACAGAGGTGGATCTCTTCATTTCCACTCAGAGAATCAAAGTGCTCAATGCAGACTCCCAG GAAACCATACTGGACCACCCCTTACGAACCATCTCCTACATCGCTGACATTGGCCATGTTGTGGTTCTGATGGCCAGGCAAAGGTTTACTAAGCAGGAGGGTCAGGATAATGAGGAGGCCTCAAACTCGAGTCAAGACAACAAGCGACAGTACACAATGTTATGTCATCTGTTTGAGACTGAGGAT GCCCAGCTGATTGCCCAGTCCATTGGGCAAACGTTCAGTGTGGCTTACCAGGAATTCTTAAAGTCAAATGGCATAAACCCGGAGGACCTGAGTCAAAAAGAGTACAGCAACCTGCTAAGCACTCGGGACATGTACAACAATGACCTGGTCCACTTTTCTAAATCTGAGAACTGCAAAGAT GTAATACTAGAGAAGTCCAAAGGGGAGATTCTGGGTGTGGTAATCGTGGAGAGTGGGTGGGGCTCCCTCCTACCTACTGTGATCATCGCTAACATGATGCACGCCGGGCCGGCGGAGAGGTCTGGCAGGCTGAACAATGGAGACCAGATCATGTCAGTCAATGGAACCAGCCTGGTGGGACTGCCGCTGTCAACATGCCAGAGTATCATaaag GATCTGAAGAACAAGTCCCAGGTCAAGCTGAGTATCGTAAGGTGTCCTCCAGTGACTAGTGTTCTCATCAGACGTCAGGACCAGCGCTGCCAGCTGGGATTCAGTGTGCAGAATGGCATT ATCTGCAGCCTTATGCGTGGTGGTATTGCTGAACGAGGTGGGGTCAGAGTAGGTCATCGAATCATTGAGATCAATAACCAGAGTGTGGTAGCAACACCACATGAAAAAATAGTTCAGATCCTGTCAAATGCTGTGGGAGAG ATTTACATGAAGACCATGCCTGCTGCGATGTACCGCCTGCTGACTGCTCAGGAGCCGTCTGTCTACATTTGA